In Reichenbachiella agarivorans, one genomic interval encodes:
- a CDS encoding glycosyltransferase family 2 protein, giving the protein MNRIIDILIPTYNRCEFLAKNIQLLVQQISEANLQDQVAICVSDNCSSDHTQATVQELIQANPTISIYYHRQNTNIGLEPNVVDLMGRAVSPYVMWIGDDDYIADGYLAYCVAQIQEQNIGCIIPGLKNLNADGTVVDARNESFASKTYEPGYETMWAISHLAHQMSGILLTRDSLLESYLDKPAYRNPYLFIFWTADCLFRLGGIYAPIYKTGITTFNAKDWGYNQVGLLDEVFKSYYYFESKVSPIQLRELLLRFSKMHSYRYNIRKYEPLKLLKKYKILCSTLPIQLRGFNYHLALHLIKDYAKSWL; this is encoded by the coding sequence ATGAATCGCATAATAGACATCCTCATTCCCACTTACAACCGATGTGAGTTTTTGGCTAAAAACATCCAATTACTTGTCCAACAGATATCAGAAGCCAACCTACAAGACCAAGTAGCCATCTGTGTTTCTGACAATTGCTCTAGTGACCATACACAAGCGACAGTCCAAGAACTCATCCAAGCAAATCCCACGATCAGTATCTACTACCATAGACAAAATACCAACATAGGTTTAGAACCCAATGTAGTAGACCTAATGGGACGGGCAGTGAGTCCATACGTGATGTGGATTGGTGATGATGATTACATAGCTGATGGCTATTTGGCCTACTGTGTAGCACAGATTCAAGAACAAAACATAGGATGCATTATTCCAGGCTTAAAAAATTTGAATGCAGATGGCACAGTGGTCGATGCTAGAAATGAATCCTTTGCATCCAAGACATATGAGCCAGGCTATGAGACAATGTGGGCCATTTCTCATTTGGCTCACCAAATGTCTGGAATACTCTTGACTAGAGATAGTCTTTTAGAAAGCTACCTAGACAAACCAGCCTATCGCAATCCATATTTGTTCATATTTTGGACAGCTGACTGCTTGTTTCGTTTGGGCGGTATTTACGCTCCCATATACAAAACGGGCATTACTACTTTCAATGCGAAAGATTGGGGATACAACCAAGTGGGACTTTTGGATGAGGTTTTCAAATCATACTACTATTTCGAAAGCAAAGTGAGTCCCATACAACTCAGAGAGCTCCTCCTTCGCTTTTCAAAAATGCACTCGTATCGTTATAACATCAGAAAGTACGAACCTTTGAAATTGCTAAAGAAGTATAAAATCCTATGCTCCACCCTCCCAATACAGTTGCGGGGGTTTAATTATCATTTAGCCTTGCATTTAATCAAAGACTATGCTAAGAGTTGGCTATAA
- a CDS encoding glycosyltransferase family protein, whose product MNLIDKNILLISPEPWDHIFVSKHHYARHLAERGNRVVFANPPQDKWSVHSTGIDNLKVLNYPKFLKGLRKLPSFVSRRLIKHKLQQIEKHCGLTFDIIWSFDNSVFFDFTLLDTYNISHIVDLNQDFETKKAAQTADICFYTTQHIGDRLLHFNTNAHFINHGYNAKPSSNPKILPGEHSTKVLYAGNLNMPYLDWQHMQDAILKNPEADFIFLGPLDKEQINQNPTWQSLTELFHHDRVFFLGKVLADELPSYYAAADILTICYQDKHHEDQANPHKMMEYLGTGKMIAATYTGTFAQYKSPIIAMCTQNASFAEQIRKCITHIKEWNDQSWQQKRKAIAQDNSYNRQIERIENKISNHA is encoded by the coding sequence ATGAATCTCATAGACAAAAACATACTACTGATCTCCCCCGAACCTTGGGATCATATCTTTGTTTCCAAGCATCACTATGCACGGCACTTGGCGGAGCGGGGCAACCGAGTAGTGTTTGCCAACCCACCTCAAGACAAATGGAGTGTCCACTCTACGGGCATTGACAACTTGAAAGTGCTGAATTACCCCAAATTTCTCAAAGGGTTAAGGAAACTGCCTTCTTTTGTCTCACGAAGACTGATCAAACACAAACTTCAACAAATAGAAAAGCACTGTGGGCTCACGTTTGACATCATCTGGTCCTTTGACAATTCGGTATTCTTCGACTTTACCCTGCTAGACACCTACAACATCTCGCACATCGTCGATTTGAATCAGGATTTTGAAACCAAAAAAGCTGCTCAAACAGCCGATATTTGCTTTTATACCACCCAACATATCGGAGACCGTCTTTTGCATTTCAACACCAACGCCCATTTCATCAATCATGGCTATAATGCCAAACCCTCATCCAATCCTAAAATCCTACCAGGTGAACACTCCACCAAAGTGCTCTATGCAGGGAATCTCAATATGCCGTATTTGGATTGGCAACATATGCAAGATGCTATTCTCAAAAACCCAGAAGCAGACTTCATCTTTTTGGGGCCACTAGACAAAGAACAAATTAATCAGAACCCAACATGGCAATCCTTGACGGAGTTATTCCATCACGATAGAGTCTTTTTTTTGGGAAAAGTCCTGGCAGACGAACTTCCCTCATACTATGCTGCAGCAGACATCTTGACCATCTGCTACCAAGACAAACACCACGAAGATCAAGCCAACCCTCACAAAATGATGGAGTACCTAGGTACAGGCAAAATGATCGCCGCAACCTACACAGGGACTTTTGCCCAATACAAGTCTCCAATCATTGCCATGTGTACACAAAATGCGAGCTTTGCCGAGCAAATCCGCAAATGCATCACCCATATCAAGGAATGGAACGATCAGTCATGGCAACAAAAACGCAAAGCCATCGCCCAAGACAACAGCTACAATCGGCAAATCGAGCGCATAGAAAACAAAATTAGCAACCATGCCTGA